CGCCCCGGACATGGCCTGGCTTGCGATCGCAACCACCTTGCCGCTCTTGGTCGCGGCCTCGATGAAGGGCAGGAGGCTCTTCTCGGCGATAGGGACATTCCCCGCGCCGAAGGCCTCGAGCACGATGGCCTCGGCCCGGCCCTCGGCCAGGGGCATCAAGAGGTCGGCGTCCATCCCGGGCGTCACGCGGATGGCGAGCACCTTGTCCGAGAAGGCCCGATGGACCCGAAAGAGGCCCGCCGGGCGCCGGATGGCCTCGGTCCGCAGGGCCACCTTGAGGCCCACATCGGCGAGGGTCGGAAAGTTGGGGGAGGCGAAGGCGTCGAACTCGTGGATACTCACCTTCTTGGCGCGGTTGCCGCGGTAGAGGGCATGGTTGAAGAAGATGCCGACCTCGGGCACGTCCATGGTGGCCAATTCGAGGGCCGAGATCAGGTTGTTGCGCGCATCGGTCCGCAGCTCCGAAATCGGGCGCTGGGCCCCGGTCAGGATCACCGGCTTGGGCAGGTTGGAGAGCATGTACGAGAGGGCCGAGGCCGTGTAGACCATGGTGTCGGTGCCGTGGACGATCACGAAACCGTCGTAGGCGTCCATCTCGGCCTCGATCACATCGGCCAAGAGCTGC
The DNA window shown above is from bacterium and carries:
- a CDS encoding asparaginase, whose translation is MKRLLLLHTGGTLGMRPSDLEGALCPPDDAAELLAGLPEARAIAEVEARTLYNLDSSNSGIREWQLLADVIEAEMDAYDGFVIVHGTDTMVYTASALSYMLSNLPKPVILTGAQRPISELRTDARNNLISALELATMDVPEVGIFFNHALYRGNRAKKVSIHEFDAFASPNFPTLADVGLKVALRTEAIRRPAGLFRVHRAFSDKVLAIRVTPGMDADLLMPLAEGRAEAIVLEAFGAGNVPIAEKSLLPFIEAATKSGKVVAIASQAMSGAVDLDLYECGARAAQAGAVSCGDMTVEAATVKLMFLLGQLGSAQRAAKNLGVPLAGEITA